A single window of Rickettsiella endosymbiont of Dermanyssus gallinae DNA harbors:
- a CDS encoding gamma carbonic anhydrase family protein yields MFQMLYSFEDRVPKFIGDNHFIAASADIIGSVIIHNNVIILSNAVVRGDNDVIEIGENTNIQDGVIIHTDPGFSTKIGKNVTMGHNAVFHGRSVGDNSVIGIGAAVLANAVIGKNCMIGAKALVLENQEIPDGSLVIGTGRIKSKLTENQIENLKKYSLHYFEKISRYNKGLKVYQ; encoded by the coding sequence ATGTTTCAAATGCTTTATTCTTTTGAAGATAGAGTGCCGAAGTTCATTGGCGATAATCATTTTATCGCTGCCAGCGCCGATATTATTGGCTCCGTCATTATCCATAATAACGTTATTATCCTTTCAAATGCCGTTGTACGTGGGGATAATGATGTTATCGAAATTGGTGAAAATACGAATATTCAGGACGGAGTTATTATTCATACCGATCCTGGGTTTTCAACAAAAATAGGGAAAAACGTGACGATGGGACATAACGCTGTGTTCCATGGACGAAGCGTTGGCGACAACTCTGTGATTGGTATAGGGGCTGCTGTATTAGCCAATGCGGTCATTGGGAAAAATTGTATGATTGGAGCGAAAGCACTGGTGCTTGAAAATCAAGAAATTCCTGATGGATCACTCGTCATTGGCACAGGAAGAATAAAGTCAAAACTAACTGAAAATCAAATAGAAAATTTAAAAAAATATTCCCTGCATTATTTTGAAAAAATATCTCGATATAATAAGGGACTTAAAGTATATCAATAA
- the icmT gene encoding IcmT/TraK family protein, with protein MARVPTEAHWRDSARTPRFFLIDARAAFPLLLFLLHIRVWSFVLALVAMAFFGLLGRYGFSVTVFLRWLRTVFAGPRKIAIPWWKE; from the coding sequence ATGGCCCGGGTCCCTACAGAAGCACATTGGCGTGATTCCGCACGTACCCCTCGATTTTTTTTGATCGATGCGCGAGCGGCGTTTCCTTTGCTGTTGTTTTTGCTACATATACGCGTTTGGAGCTTTGTATTGGCACTCGTTGCGATGGCGTTTTTTGGGTTATTGGGACGTTATGGTTTTTCTGTAACGGTGTTTTTACGGTGGCTACGAACGGTTTTTGCGGGCCCACGCAAGATCGCCATTCCTTGGTGGAAGGAATAG
- a CDS encoding DUF5681 domain-containing protein, giving the protein MKYQPGQSGNPKGKPKGALNKKTRWLQLLESHADKLVEQAIELAQSGDANTLRFCLERLIPKAKDRPVNLMLPKELARPGALLEAGNAILRDVAKQEITPDQAKSLMSVLTAYRDTSLMEKLIQEINELKATLKSQEKEKVF; this is encoded by the coding sequence ATGAAATATCAACCAGGCCAAAGCGGCAATCCCAAAGGTAAGCCGAAAGGCGCATTAAATAAAAAGACGCGATGGTTACAATTACTTGAGTCTCATGCGGATAAGCTGGTAGAGCAAGCGATTGAACTAGCACAATCAGGTGATGCTAATACCTTACGTTTTTGCTTGGAACGACTAATTCCTAAAGCCAAAGATAGACCCGTTAACCTAATGCTACCTAAGGAGCTGGCTAGGCCAGGCGCTTTACTGGAAGCAGGTAACGCTATTTTAAGGGATGTGGCTAAACAGGAAATAACCCCCGATCAGGCTAAATCACTAATGAGTGTTTTGACAGCCTATCGAGATACTAGCTTAATGGAAAAACTGATCCAGGAAATTAACGAGCTCAAAGCAACGTTAAAAAGTCAGGAAAAAGAAAAGGTATTTTAG
- a CDS encoding helix-turn-helix transcriptional regulator, translated as MKSINKILNKFLKNNNYYVLKDLNSKYIGCSESVAEEAGLDSPKNINGKTDYEMIWKDSAESFIQADSDLILNKKIQINSLEMIQGSSGMHKVLVSKTGLRKDNGDLVAIISTNIIIDDIDMDIRKKMGKLSEDEQKFYLGSFWGEKYITKREVQVLKCILHGFSSIKMASILGLSRKRIDCIIKQLKQKLQCRSQLEIVSRAIKEGWIYLLEENIGINNIIDKNKKRSRDRE; from the coding sequence ATGAAATCAATTAATAAAATTTTGAATAAATTTTTGAAAAATAATAACTACTATGTGCTTAAAGACCTTAATTCTAAGTACATTGGGTGTAGTGAATCGGTAGCTGAGGAGGCAGGACTTGATTCCCCTAAAAATATTAATGGAAAAACAGATTACGAAATGATATGGAAAGATTCTGCAGAGTCTTTCATTCAAGCAGATAGCGATCTTATTTTAAACAAAAAAATACAAATCAATAGCCTAGAAATGATACAAGGCTCATCGGGCATGCACAAAGTGTTGGTTAGTAAAACAGGATTACGCAAAGACAATGGTGATTTAGTAGCGATAATATCAACAAATATTATTATTGACGATATCGACATGGATATTCGAAAAAAAATGGGTAAGTTGAGTGAGGATGAGCAGAAATTTTATTTGGGTTCTTTTTGGGGAGAGAAATATATTACCAAACGTGAAGTACAAGTACTTAAATGCATTCTCCATGGGTTTTCATCCATAAAAATGGCATCTATATTAGGTCTCTCTAGGAAAAGAATAGATTGTATCATAAAACAATTGAAGCAGAAATTACAGTGTAGGTCACAACTCGAAATAGTAAGTCGAGCTATAAAAGAAGGATGGATTTATTTATTGGAAGAAAACATTGGAATAAATAACATCATCGATAAAAACAAAAAACGCTCTCGGGATAGGGAATAA
- a CDS encoding type IV secretion IcmS family protein, whose protein sequence is MELKKSLHAIAKTLKATFTLNGRVITYEEVFSEVGLLPAIARRADQLCSLCLGYGIGVSFHEVERSLLGVKASFDEVTPNILRYLCITDVICELIQSGGSTTQTPLDELMYD, encoded by the coding sequence ATGGAATTAAAAAAAAGCTTGCATGCGATTGCAAAAACCTTGAAAGCGACTTTTACGCTGAATGGGCGGGTCATTACCTATGAAGAGGTTTTCTCTGAAGTGGGCTTATTGCCAGCTATTGCGCGTAGGGCCGATCAACTCTGCTCTTTATGCTTGGGTTATGGGATCGGTGTTAGTTTCCATGAAGTGGAGCGATCTTTGTTAGGGGTCAAGGCCAGCTTTGACGAAGTGACACCTAATATTCTACGTTACCTTTGTATTACGGATGTTATCTGTGAATTGATTCAAAGCGGTGGTTCTACGACACAAACCCCGCTGGATGAATTGATGTACGATTAG
- a CDS encoding DUF927 domain-containing protein, whose translation MNNLLTQEIIQGLINKFAKNELKDALKDYKHTGTHVYYNKDETVALLKIRLKDITTGKKWIRPFHYDSEHGKYIIGEPKLDHGKPLYRLPELIKRTDETIWFCEGESCVEAMESYGLLATTSGSANSDNTTDFSPLANRKVNFFCDYDEAGIKYRENVTAKLQALGCTVRWVDVEQLHLPKGGDFIDWMEAKGNITKEDILQLPLIDAPNLEDAPIPFCPFEVRDDGVFYCKEEEKLPIWLCPKLEITALSRDPNNENWGRVLKFNDADGHSHRWVMPDTFLGNGEQATSELFRQGLTLHPGLKQKRHLLEYLATSPVETKVRCIDHTGWYKQSFLLPDKVYYPSSENEEALIYHSDYTLHNYSKLGTLDEWTYNVSKYCAGNSRLMFAVALAFAGPLVGLLGLESGGFHLVGESSIGKSTALAVAASVYGGKNYVRTLRTTDNGLEGLAAQHNHALLILDELSQLNSRIAGDVFYMLANGQGKARAFRTGQAKNIATWCLLFLTSGELSLRAHLESAGQTIKAGQEIRSINISADAGKGYGIFEDLHGHKDGASLSNYLKEQCQRSYGSAIDAFLTYLVKADKEKILKERNEIAQEFLTRIKGDNAHGQVKRVVERFALVAAAGELAIEWDIVDSEKEDSIEATFTCFESWMNDHREGGMSSSEEEKILEHVRHYFETQSSRFDSFLVKSFFKGNRAGFVDESHHKPMSGDYYVFVKTFKQELCKGFEPKIVEQLLLKKGLLKPNAAGKIGEPIWVPSCEKSMRLYHFPSLILGEKTRAH comes from the coding sequence ATGAATAACTTACTGACACAGGAAATTATCCAAGGCTTAATTAATAAGTTTGCAAAAAATGAACTAAAGGACGCATTGAAAGATTATAAACATACAGGTACACATGTTTATTATAATAAAGATGAAACAGTTGCATTGTTAAAGATCCGTCTAAAGGACATTACCACTGGCAAAAAATGGATAAGGCCTTTTCACTATGATAGTGAACACGGAAAGTATATCATAGGAGAGCCTAAGTTAGATCACGGTAAGCCGTTATATCGCTTACCTGAGCTAATTAAGCGCACCGATGAGACTATTTGGTTCTGTGAAGGAGAAAGTTGTGTAGAAGCGATGGAAAGCTACGGATTATTAGCAACAACATCTGGTTCAGCCAATTCAGACAATACGACTGATTTCTCACCTTTAGCCAATCGTAAAGTAAATTTTTTCTGTGACTATGATGAGGCAGGCATTAAGTATCGAGAAAATGTCACGGCTAAGTTACAGGCATTAGGCTGTACGGTTCGTTGGGTCGATGTTGAACAATTACATCTTCCGAAAGGTGGTGATTTTATTGACTGGATGGAAGCAAAGGGTAACATTACAAAAGAAGACATTCTGCAATTACCTTTAATTGATGCACCGAATTTAGAAGATGCGCCCATCCCTTTTTGTCCATTTGAGGTCAGAGATGACGGGGTTTTTTATTGTAAAGAAGAAGAGAAATTGCCTATCTGGCTTTGTCCGAAATTAGAGATAACCGCATTAAGCCGTGACCCAAATAATGAGAACTGGGGGCGTGTGTTAAAATTTAATGATGCAGATGGACATTCGCATCGCTGGGTTATGCCGGACACTTTTTTGGGAAATGGAGAGCAGGCAACAAGCGAGCTATTTCGCCAAGGACTGACGCTTCATCCTGGCTTAAAGCAAAAAAGACATCTTTTAGAGTATCTTGCTACCTCCCCCGTGGAAACTAAAGTACGTTGTATAGACCATACCGGTTGGTATAAGCAATCGTTTCTATTGCCAGACAAGGTTTATTATCCTTCTTCTGAAAATGAAGAGGCTTTGATTTACCATAGCGATTACACACTACATAACTATAGTAAATTGGGCACATTAGATGAATGGACTTACAATGTTTCTAAATATTGTGCCGGTAATTCACGATTGATGTTTGCAGTGGCACTGGCGTTTGCAGGACCACTCGTGGGTTTATTAGGGCTAGAAAGCGGCGGTTTTCATCTTGTAGGAGAAAGCAGCATAGGAAAAAGTACCGCCTTAGCTGTGGCCGCTTCGGTTTATGGCGGTAAAAACTACGTTCGTACCTTGCGCACCACCGATAATGGTTTGGAAGGATTAGCCGCACAACATAATCATGCCTTACTTATTTTGGATGAATTATCGCAGCTTAATTCACGTATTGCAGGTGACGTGTTTTATATGTTGGCAAATGGTCAAGGCAAAGCGCGTGCATTTAGAACCGGACAAGCCAAAAACATAGCGACTTGGTGTTTACTTTTTTTAACGAGCGGTGAACTGTCATTACGGGCTCACTTAGAATCAGCAGGACAAACCATCAAAGCAGGTCAGGAAATTCGCTCAATTAATATTTCAGCTGATGCCGGCAAAGGTTATGGGATATTTGAAGATTTACATGGTCATAAAGACGGTGCAAGTTTATCAAATTATCTTAAGGAGCAATGTCAACGTTCTTATGGCAGTGCTATTGATGCTTTCTTAACCTATTTAGTGAAGGCAGATAAAGAAAAGATTCTAAAGGAACGAAATGAGATAGCGCAGGAATTTCTAACGCGCATTAAAGGTGATAATGCACACGGACAAGTTAAACGTGTGGTAGAACGATTTGCCTTGGTAGCGGCGGCCGGCGAATTGGCGATAGAATGGGACATTGTAGACTCGGAAAAAGAAGATTCTATCGAAGCCACGTTTACCTGTTTTGAATCGTGGATGAACGATCATCGTGAAGGCGGTATGAGTTCGTCTGAAGAGGAAAAAATACTAGAACACGTCCGGCATTATTTTGAGACGCAATCATCACGTTTTGATTCGTTCTTAGTCAAATCATTCTTCAAGGGCAACCGAGCTGGCTTTGTGGATGAGTCGCACCATAAGCCAATGTCAGGCGACTATTACGTTTTTGTAAAAACCTTTAAGCAAGAGTTGTGTAAGGGTTTTGAGCCAAAAATTGTAGAGCAATTGTTATTAAAGAAAGGGTTGCTGAAACCTAATGCGGCTGGAAAAATAGGCGAGCCCATTTGGGTGCCATCCTGTGAAAAATCGATGCGTCTCTACCATTTTCCGTCTTTAATATTAGGAGAAAAAACAAGAGCTCATTAA
- a CDS encoding sensor histidine kinase yields the protein MIYQSGNQLLEILDSVIIALEKNNIDDIKKDKIALYEFAQEMEELIKPSISINGLEFELQVDKNIGEIVSDNIRLKQILANLLSNAVKFTPKGKVILSFERTTGKLKIEVSDTGIGIDKSNHDRIFEQYEKIKPSYKSSEFTGVGMGLYLVKQLVEKLNGKISLTSSLGNGSTFQVEVPLRG from the coding sequence ATGATTTATCAATCAGGTAATCAATTACTAGAAATATTAGATTCAGTCATCATTGCGCTTGAAAAGAATAACATCGATGATATCAAAAAAGATAAGATAGCTTTATACGAATTTGCTCAAGAAATGGAAGAGCTTATAAAACCTAGTATATCTATAAATGGTTTAGAATTTGAACTACAAGTAGATAAAAATATAGGAGAAATTGTTAGTGACAACATCCGATTGAAACAAATTTTGGCCAATCTCCTATCTAATGCGGTTAAGTTTACCCCTAAGGGTAAGGTTATTTTATCCTTTGAGCGGACTACAGGTAAGTTAAAGATAGAAGTATCTGATACGGGTATAGGGATTGATAAAAGCAATCACGATCGAATATTTGAACAATATGAGAAGATTAAGCCTTCTTACAAAAGCTCAGAATTTACAGGGGTTGGTATGGGTTTATATCTAGTAAAGCAACTCGTAGAAAAGTTAAATGGAAAAATCAGCCTAACGAGTAGTCTAGGCAACGGCTCAACCTTCCAAGTAGAAGTACCTTTAAGAGGATGA
- a CDS encoding terminase small subunit has protein sequence MANETRLPNGLTQRQFAFYNRLIEQMNETGRMDAKQAAVSAGYCSTSASRIATRLLRKPEGQSYLKSLQVKSAHSAATTMDWIMEKLVCTVRAGISDDGSINYNALSCSIRAISEINKIKGYYAPDKKVKLNMTMDDNIQEARVRELIIKYTREY, from the coding sequence ATGGCTAACGAAACCCGTTTACCCAATGGACTTACCCAGCGTCAGTTTGCCTTCTATAACCGATTAATCGAGCAAATGAATGAGACAGGCAGGATGGACGCTAAGCAAGCGGCTGTATCAGCAGGATATTGCTCAACAAGTGCTTCACGAATTGCTACTCGTCTTTTGAGAAAGCCAGAAGGTCAATCTTACCTAAAATCTCTACAAGTAAAATCTGCTCATTCTGCTGCCACTACGATGGATTGGATAATGGAAAAGCTGGTATGTACAGTTAGGGCGGGCATTTCTGACGATGGTTCAATTAATTACAACGCGTTATCCTGTTCTATTCGAGCTATATCTGAAATCAATAAAATTAAAGGGTACTATGCACCCGATAAGAAAGTGAAGCTCAATATGACCATGGATGATAATATTCAAGAAGCTAGAGTAAGAGAACTAATTATAAAATACACTAGAGAATATTGA
- a CDS encoding response regulator has translation MEQQKEIRDKKIVKEILLVEDCAIQVKALCRFLYLLEYQVEIARDAKTAIQFIQNKPYTLIVTDLGLPDDSGELVIEETRKSEFNQLTPLIVCTGHADSKKEEKCKELGTQQVLIKPIYIEMLKKAIEKCLMKKGLDLSVGYEAV, from the coding sequence GTGGAACAACAAAAAGAGATAAGAGATAAAAAAATAGTAAAGGAAATCTTATTGGTGGAAGATTGTGCTATTCAAGTAAAGGCACTTTGTCGTTTTTTATATCTTTTAGAATATCAGGTTGAAATAGCAAGAGACGCTAAAACAGCAATTCAATTTATACAAAATAAACCTTATACGCTAATTGTAACAGATTTAGGGTTGCCGGATGATTCAGGTGAATTGGTCATTGAAGAAACCAGAAAATCTGAATTTAATCAGTTAACGCCTTTAATAGTTTGCACTGGACATGCCGACTCAAAAAAAGAAGAAAAATGCAAAGAGTTAGGTACTCAGCAGGTTTTAATAAAACCTATTTATATAGAGATGCTCAAAAAGGCGATTGAAAAATGTCTTATGAAGAAAGGACTTGATTTGAGTGTAGGCTATGAAGCGGTATAG